One genomic segment of Natrinema sp. HArc-T2 includes these proteins:
- a CDS encoding metal-dependent hydrolase, which yields MPDLLTHVLVGYSIGTLLSVRYERVRAPQVTLVMVGALSPDFRKIAPVIPTGPLELVTGSPVSWAPLHTLGGSVLVVLLGSLLVAPDYRRQAIALTAIGAVSHHALDVALLTTTGEAYAVFFPISTYRLPSPDLYLSTDRWPAAVAGVLAAGSWAVRRYGITGSVQLSD from the coding sequence ATGCCCGATCTCCTCACGCACGTGCTGGTCGGCTACAGCATCGGGACGCTGCTTTCGGTTCGATACGAGCGAGTTCGAGCGCCACAGGTCACTCTCGTGATGGTCGGTGCGCTGTCGCCGGATTTCAGAAAGATTGCACCCGTGATCCCGACTGGCCCTCTCGAGTTGGTAACCGGCAGCCCCGTTTCGTGGGCACCGCTGCACACGCTCGGTGGGAGTGTGCTCGTTGTCCTCTTGGGATCGCTTCTGGTCGCACCCGACTATCGACGACAAGCGATTGCGCTGACTGCTATCGGCGCAGTCTCACACCATGCCCTCGACGTTGCGTTGCTCACGACGACCGGCGAGGCGTACGCCGTTTTCTTCCCGATTAGTACGTATCGGCTACCGTCTCCGGATCTGTATCTCAGTACTGACCGCTGGCCTGCAGCAGTGGCAGGCGTCCTCGCAGCTGGTTCGTGGGCCGTCCGGCGGTATGGTATTACTGGGTCTGTGCAACTCTCGGATTGA
- a CDS encoding hydantoinase/oxoprolinase family protein: MASSEDNPSEHNAETLSIDAGGTLTDTFLMDSNGEFTVGKAKTTPDDESRGFIKSSKDALDSWDLDVDDAFPNLVSTVYSGTAMLNRLVERESEVDVGILTTGGMEDTLRMGRGRQSYTGFSYSDRLHVNTHKHPEPLIPRNRIRGVRERIDVKGNELIPLEEYEDDIREGVNDLLDQGVDEIAVMFLHSYQEDKHEQRTKEVAEEVIEERGADTTVMLSSEYYPTLKELPRLNTLVAEAFAAEPSREQLTRVQQSVDDHGGEVGVRVMASHGGTIDIYANELARTLISGPIGGMIGANYFGKELGYENLVCTDIGGTSFDMGIIIDNDWKIDYSPEMARLLLSLPMVNMESVGSGTGSYVRVNPTFDKIELGPESAGDQVGVCATETDVETVTVTDCHVALGWIDPENFLGGDMPISREVAEEAIEEQVADKLDMGVYEAAEGVIKILENKLQNDLEAVVTGEGYAPSNFKCLSYGGGGPVHTAGYTKSLGFDEVLIPEWAAGFSAFGCGAADYEYRYDQTTSIDIDADLSIEEAAQTAGEELTQVWKNLEGKVEDEFAKSDIGLEEVEFQYNILGQYQGQLNSIDIRSPVDRVDTPEKLEELIDTFEEGYRRQYSEEARSPELGHTITQASVRGVRDVVKPEIPTEEVQGAEPPEDAHKGSREAYWDGVWIKTDVYDLHALNPGNEVSGPAVLEGEATTYIVPPNYETWLDEHRVHHLTREE, encoded by the coding sequence ATGGCAAGTTCAGAAGATAATCCCTCAGAGCACAACGCGGAGACACTGTCGATTGACGCTGGAGGGACGTTGACCGACACGTTCCTCATGGACTCGAACGGAGAGTTTACCGTCGGCAAAGCGAAGACGACCCCCGACGATGAATCACGAGGGTTCATCAAATCGTCCAAAGACGCACTAGATTCTTGGGATCTGGACGTGGACGATGCGTTCCCGAATCTCGTTTCGACGGTTTACTCGGGGACGGCGATGCTCAATCGACTGGTCGAGCGCGAAAGTGAAGTCGACGTTGGCATCCTCACTACCGGAGGGATGGAAGACACACTCCGGATGGGGCGTGGCCGGCAGTCGTATACCGGTTTTTCGTACTCGGATCGCCTACACGTTAATACGCACAAACATCCCGAGCCGCTGATTCCCCGGAACCGTATTCGGGGCGTTCGAGAACGGATCGACGTCAAAGGGAACGAACTGATCCCCCTCGAAGAGTACGAAGATGACATCAGGGAGGGCGTCAACGACCTTCTCGATCAAGGCGTCGACGAGATCGCAGTGATGTTCCTTCACTCCTACCAGGAAGACAAACACGAGCAACGGACGAAGGAGGTCGCCGAGGAGGTCATCGAAGAACGGGGCGCGGACACGACGGTTATGCTGTCAAGCGAGTACTATCCCACCCTGAAGGAGCTCCCCCGACTGAACACACTCGTTGCGGAAGCGTTCGCCGCGGAGCCATCACGGGAACAGCTGACGAGGGTTCAACAGTCCGTTGACGACCACGGTGGCGAAGTCGGCGTCCGGGTCATGGCGAGTCATGGTGGGACGATCGACATCTACGCAAACGAGCTGGCGCGGACGCTGATCTCCGGTCCCATCGGTGGGATGATCGGAGCGAACTACTTCGGCAAAGAACTCGGCTACGAGAACCTCGTCTGTACCGACATCGGGGGGACGAGCTTCGACATGGGGATCATCATCGACAACGACTGGAAAATCGATTACAGTCCGGAGATGGCTCGGCTCCTCCTGTCGTTGCCGATGGTCAATATGGAGAGTGTCGGGTCGGGGACCGGTAGTTACGTCCGGGTGAACCCGACGTTCGACAAAATCGAGCTTGGCCCGGAGAGTGCGGGTGACCAGGTCGGCGTCTGTGCAACCGAAACCGACGTCGAGACGGTAACAGTAACCGACTGCCACGTTGCGCTGGGCTGGATCGACCCCGAAAACTTCCTCGGTGGAGACATGCCCATCAGTCGTGAAGTCGCCGAAGAAGCGATCGAAGAACAGGTCGCGGATAAGCTGGATATGGGCGTTTACGAGGCTGCGGAAGGGGTTATCAAAATCCTCGAGAACAAGCTGCAAAACGACCTCGAGGCCGTCGTGACCGGCGAGGGATACGCACCGTCGAACTTCAAGTGCCTCTCCTACGGTGGGGGCGGACCGGTTCACACGGCTGGATACACCAAAAGCCTCGGCTTCGACGAGGTCCTTATTCCGGAGTGGGCGGCTGGGTTCTCCGCGTTCGGCTGTGGTGCAGCCGACTACGAATACCGGTACGACCAGACGACCAGCATCGACATCGACGCCGATCTGTCGATAGAAGAAGCGGCCCAAACCGCCGGGGAAGAACTAACGCAGGTCTGGAAGAACCTCGAGGGCAAGGTCGAAGACGAGTTCGCCAAAAGCGACATCGGACTGGAGGAAGTCGAGTTCCAGTACAACATCCTCGGACAGTACCAGGGACAGCTCAACAGTATCGACATCCGGTCGCCCGTTGACCGAGTCGATACCCCGGAAAAACTGGAGGAGCTGATCGACACGTTCGAAGAAGGCTACCGGCGGCAGTACTCCGAAGAAGCGCGTTCCCCGGAGCTCGGACACACGATCACGCAGGCGTCTGTCCGTGGCGTCCGAGACGTGGTCAAACCCGAAATACCGACAGAAGAAGTACAGGGCGCCGAGCCCCCCGAGGACGCCCACAAGGGGTCCCGCGAGGCCTACTGGGACGGCGTGTGGATCAAGACTGACGTCTACGATCTCCACGCACTCAACCCCGGGAACGAGGTCAGCGGTCCCGCCGTTCTCGAGGGTGAGGCAACGACGTACATCGTTCCACCGAACTACGAGACGTGGCTCGACGAGCACCGCGTCCACCACCTCACACGGGAGGAATAG
- a CDS encoding cation diffusion facilitator family transporter, with protein sequence MDRRDAVRRVGVVVLVVNFLLAVAKGAVWWTTGSYAVGSEAVNSIADTVYSVVVLAGLYVTTQPPDFEHPHGHERIEPFVSLFVAAGVLAAGGTVLYRSVMTLVAGDYAVFAGPWAVGVLVTSAVVKFGLFRYCLRVADAYNSPATTATALDNRNDILTAAAALVGVLGAAAGYPFLDPLAGAVVALGIFYTGYDIVSENIDYLVGAAPPPELREEIRERALAHPEVYGAHDVVAHYVGPEIDVSLHIEVEGDLTLQQAHDIESTIAADIRDIPEVDDVFVHVDPRELGEWKENK encoded by the coding sequence ATGGACCGACGAGACGCTGTCCGACGCGTCGGTGTCGTCGTACTTGTGGTAAATTTCTTGCTGGCCGTCGCGAAAGGTGCGGTGTGGTGGACAACGGGGAGCTACGCCGTCGGCTCGGAAGCGGTCAATAGCATTGCAGACACGGTCTACAGCGTCGTCGTGCTCGCTGGGCTGTACGTTACCACCCAACCGCCGGATTTCGAACATCCACACGGCCACGAGCGCATCGAGCCGTTCGTCTCGCTGTTCGTTGCCGCCGGCGTACTCGCCGCAGGTGGCACCGTTCTCTACCGATCAGTGATGACGCTCGTCGCGGGAGATTACGCAGTGTTCGCTGGTCCGTGGGCGGTCGGCGTGCTCGTCACGAGCGCGGTGGTGAAGTTCGGGCTCTTCCGGTACTGTCTGCGGGTTGCCGATGCGTACAACTCACCCGCGACGACCGCGACAGCGCTCGATAATCGCAACGACATTCTGACCGCGGCTGCGGCGCTTGTGGGCGTTTTGGGTGCCGCCGCAGGGTACCCGTTCCTGGATCCGTTAGCTGGTGCCGTCGTCGCGCTGGGAATCTTCTATACGGGCTACGACATCGTCAGCGAGAACATCGACTATCTCGTCGGTGCAGCGCCGCCACCCGAACTCCGTGAGGAGATCCGTGAGCGGGCGCTCGCCCACCCAGAGGTCTACGGCGCCCACGACGTCGTTGCCCACTACGTCGGTCCAGAAATCGACGTCAGCTTGCACATCGAAGTCGAGGGCGACCTGACGCTCCAACAAGCCCACGATATCGAGTCGACGATTGCGGCGGATATCCGTGACATCCCCGAGGTCGACGATGTATTCGTCCACGTCGATCCACGGGAGCTCGGCGAGTGGAAAGAGAACAAATAG
- a CDS encoding metallophosphoesterase, which yields MADDKTGPVYYVISDLHIGGDEQLAKVDFLDELLDFLERLETTDEDAELLINGDAFGLWEFTELDGLAKFDVLTETYPELFEQLRATGESVPITLLPGNHDSELAAYDEYVERLAEYNVDLVQAESITRPVGNREIWFEHGHQQDPNNRFEDFGNPYETPLGYFYNTHVTSRAGQLSDRGRYNWLKDVQAVTPTERVPHWLLSKYFYREMNPILRYAVIPFLLLFNISVVLAVLAGLDVAGIWTIPVETTDAVLSQLGLVGEAVHFVLVVNAAVAGVILLVGIPVYFILRDLGETIDRFGISETDLTVDPDEPYKEAAREVFADQPETAVFCYGHTHRPTMNEVDGRLLVNTGTWLKRLHRRDVIAGVLPPVFYPSYQLCVVRITSTPEGVVVEYEEIEKPSPSTDEITFIERLLTLGREPRPELPGRSVVDDEVPESASNAGE from the coding sequence ATGGCCGACGATAAGACCGGCCCAGTTTACTACGTGATCAGTGATCTCCACATCGGCGGCGACGAACAATTAGCGAAGGTTGACTTTCTCGACGAATTGCTCGACTTTCTCGAGCGCCTCGAGACGACCGACGAGGACGCAGAGTTACTGATCAACGGCGATGCGTTCGGACTGTGGGAGTTCACCGAGCTCGACGGACTGGCGAAATTCGATGTCCTGACTGAAACGTATCCTGAGCTGTTCGAGCAGTTACGTGCGACCGGTGAATCAGTACCAATCACGCTGTTGCCGGGAAACCACGACAGCGAACTTGCCGCATATGACGAGTACGTCGAGCGGTTGGCTGAATACAACGTCGACCTCGTTCAGGCCGAGTCGATCACCCGGCCAGTCGGCAACCGGGAGATCTGGTTCGAACATGGACACCAGCAGGACCCGAACAACCGATTCGAGGATTTCGGGAATCCGTATGAGACACCGCTAGGGTACTTCTACAACACGCACGTGACGAGCCGGGCAGGCCAACTGTCAGACAGAGGACGGTACAATTGGTTGAAAGACGTGCAGGCAGTTACGCCGACCGAGCGTGTGCCTCACTGGCTCCTCTCGAAGTACTTCTACCGAGAAATGAACCCCATCTTGAGATATGCTGTGATCCCGTTTCTGTTACTCTTCAATATCAGCGTCGTTCTCGCGGTGCTGGCGGGATTAGATGTAGCTGGCATCTGGACGATACCAGTCGAGACGACGGATGCGGTGCTCTCCCAATTGGGCTTGGTTGGGGAGGCTGTTCACTTCGTCCTCGTCGTTAACGCGGCGGTCGCCGGCGTTATTCTTCTTGTGGGGATTCCCGTTTATTTTATCCTTCGGGATCTCGGAGAGACTATCGATCGATTCGGGATTTCCGAGACGGACCTCACCGTCGACCCTGATGAACCGTACAAGGAGGCTGCCCGCGAAGTGTTTGCTGACCAGCCGGAGACAGCAGTTTTCTGTTACGGTCACACCCATCGTCCGACGATGAACGAGGTTGACGGCAGGTTGCTCGTCAACACTGGAACGTGGCTCAAGCGCCTCCATCGACGAGACGTCATCGCGGGGGTACTCCCGCCAGTGTTCTACCCGTCGTATCAGCTGTGTGTCGTTCGCATCACGTCTACACCAGAGGGCGTGGTAGTCGAGTACGAGGAGATAGAGAAACCGAGCCCCAGCACGGACGAGATCACCTTTATCGAGCGTCTTCTCACGCTGGGTCGCGAACCGAGACCGGAGTTGCCGGGGCGATCGGTCGTCGACGATGAGGTACCAGAATCTGCTTCCAACGCGGGTGAATGA